One segment of Purpureocillium takamizusanense chromosome 7, complete sequence DNA contains the following:
- a CDS encoding uncharacterized protein (COG:S~EggNog:ENOG503Q4MS): MPKVKHYSAAWLSGGATGHQLFEPSAESMRSRALSPAYSSKKKPVPGPRRTIARRGTEVFVAVGKEIRWGDLVYLKDEWASKLQSRARSGSAVRIKREDSYHSIDGDGDIGAAPGLRVLKTPVAEDIRQLIISPNSNYLAILTTHTVHICVLPDSSHLTSEDTGPMRPKIFTLGPTTHVTSRSSIASALWHPLGVNGSCIVTVTTDAIVRLWELSPENRWSFDSPATSVDLKKLADGTTLDQDFAASTTTTNKGFSPDSFEMEVSAAAFATKGSGGWNPMTLWVAMREGDVYALCPLLPQRWAPPPTLIPSLSVSIVTTVASIEDDPAVDDNERLLAQQQMQWMGELDSQEPQVIDGPPGEPPVEVFTRPSHPGAIPRLQGPFYLDSNPDTSDDLDATITDILVIGKKTETDDLMMGEDEELDMDGDQEGLSLAVICLLSTSGQVRVYLDLEGVQAQWLPPRRKSKATRVPAALDQPSLLAFQAIDTMSPVEVTEESWPLFSTDVMSRYNFFVTHQAAIMFVSLTSWVFRLEGELQGDHEAGTDFRIGLLVNSQSARDRIFAQPTADIAVPLAAAVAIRDPDLGYFLLSATPHDPIALTFETPDIDLAPIRDESPAWEREASMAPLDFYEPRPVFNPPYAFDEGSSLPALLDRLRSSSRKTLVKQEVKLSPLTLQIFTDMHKVLSDETYKLGLAAAEVFRRCELLQSELRQQVSKANEVKGKIDAIGGASRDNNEADNAMYDRRISEAKERQERLAERVEKLRKVVGKATTRELSAKERAFVEEVRTVEASVTRLTGGEEAGMRQRSKQLWKRLDEVKRLQGELVGEVESLRRSGDVEVAMSAGELRIPQDIRRSKLQQVQGLLSRETAMVEAVTARLERLQSTM, encoded by the exons aTGCCCAAGGTCAAGCACtactcggcggcctggctgtcgggcggcgccacgggccaCCAGCTGTTCGAGCCGTCGGCAGAGTCGATGCGATCGCGGGCGCTGTCGCCGGCGTACTcgtccaagaagaagcccgtcCCGGGACCGCGGAGGACCATTGCGCGACGGGGCACCGaggtcttcgtcgccgtagGCAAGGAAATCCGCTGGGGCGACCTCGTCTACCTCAAGGATGAGTGGGCGAGCAAGCTCCAATCGAGGGCGCGATCCGGCTCCGCCGTTCGCATCAAGAGGGAAGATTCGTATCATTCCattgatggcgatggcgacaTCGGGGCCGCGCCAGGGCTTCGA GTCCTGAAAACGCCCGTGGCTGAAGACATCCGCCAGCTCATCATCTCACCCAACTCAAATTACCTCGCCATTCTCACGACGCATACCGTTCATATATGTGTGCTGCCGGATTCCTCACATCTCACCAGCGAGGATACGGGCCCCATGCGCCCGAAGATCTTCACACTTGGGCCTACAACGCACGTCACCTCTCGATCGTCCATTGCGTCTGCGCTGTGGCATCCGCTGGGAGTTAACGGCTCCTGCATAGTAACGGTCACGACAGACGCAATCGTCCGTCTCTGGGAGCTGTCTCCCGAAAACCGCTGGTCGTTTGACAGTCCTGCTACTTCAGTGGacctcaagaagctcgccgaTGGTACCACGCTGGACCAAGACTTTGCTGcgtcgacgaccaccaccaacaagggCTTCTCTCCTGACAGCTTCGAGATGGAAGtgtctgccgccgcctttgcgaCTAAGGGTTCGGGCGGCTGGAATCCAATGACTCTTTGGGTGGCGATGCGGGAGGGAGACGTGTACGCGTTGTGCCCCTTGTTGCCACAGCGCTGGGCACCCCCTCCCACGCTTATACCGTCCCTGTCCGTGTCCATTGTCACCACGGTGGCCAGCATCGAAGATGACCCAGCCGTGGACGACAATGAGAGGCTCCTGGCTCAGCAGCAGATGCAATGGATGGGCGAGCTGGATTCTCAGGAACCCCAAGTCATTGACGGTCCGCCCGGCGAACCTCCCGTCGAGGTGTTTACCAGACCATCCCACCCAGGGGCGATTCCGAGGCTGCAAGGCCCGTTCTACCTCGACAGCAACCCGGACACTAGTGACGATCTCGATGCGACAATTACCGACATCTTGGTCATTGGCAAGAAGACCGAGACGGACGATTTGATgatgggcgaggacgaggaactGGATATGGACGGGGATCAGGAGGGCCTGTCTCTGGCCGTCATCTGCCTGTTGTCCACCAGCGGCCAGGTCCGAGTTTACTTGGACCTCGAGGGTGTGCAGGCTCAGTGGCTGCCGCCCAGACGCAAGTCAAAAGCGACAAGGGTGCCGGCGGCACTGGACCAGCCATCGCTCCTTGCCTTCCAGGCCATTGATACGATGAGCCCGGTCGAGGTCACGGAAGAGAGCTGGCCCCTGTTCAGCACCGACGTCATGTCCCGCTACAACTTCTTCGTCACGCATCAGGCCGCGATCATGTTTGTCTCGCTTACGTCGTGGGTGTTCCGTCTAGAAGGCGAGCTACAGGGCGATCACGAGGCTGGCACGGACTTCAGGATTGGCTTGTTGGTGAACTCGCAGTCTGCTAGGGACAGAATCTTCGCGCAACCAACGGCAGACATCGCCGTTCCCTTGGCTGCCGCTGTGGCCATTCGCGACCCGGACCTGGGCTACTTTCTGCTGTCCGCAACGCCCCATGACCCGATCGCGCTCACCTTCGAGACGCCCGATATCGACCTTGCGCCCATTCGCGATGAGAGCCCGGCATGGGAGCGTGAGGCGAGCATGGCGCCATTGGACTTTTACGAGCCTCGGCCCGTCTTCAACCCGCCGTACGCATTCGACGAGGGCTCGTCCTTGCCCGCATTACTCGACCGGTTGAGGAGTTCAAGCCGCAAGACGCTGGTCAAGCAGGAAGTGAAGCTCAGCCCCCTCACGCTCCAGATATTCACGGATATGCACAAGGTTCTGAGCGATGAGACGTATAAGCTTGGGCTCGCAGCTGCAGAGGTGTTTCGGCGGTGCGAGCTGCTCCAGTCGGAGCTTCGGCAACAGGTGAGCAAGGCAAAcgaggtcaagggcaagaTCGATGCCATCGGCGGGGCCAGCCGCGATAACAACGAGGCGGACAACGCTATGTACGATCGACGCATTTCTGAGGCAAAGGAGCGGCAGGAGAGGCTCGCGGAGCGAGTGGAGAAGCTGCGCAAGGTCGTGGGCaaagcgacgacgagagagCTCAGCGCCAAGGAGCGAGCTTTCGTGGAGGAAGTGAGGACGGTAGAGGCCAGCGTGACTCGCCTCACGggaggcgaagaagccggGATGAGGCAACGGTCAAAGCAGTTGTGGAAGCGACTGGATGAGGTGAAGCGCCTGCAGGGAGAACTTGTGGGCGAAGTGGAGTCTCTACGGAGGTCCGGGGACGTCGAGGTGGCGATGTCGGCCGGCGAGCTGAGGATCCCGCAGGACATACGGCGCAGCAAACTCCAGCAGGTGCAAGGCTTACTGTCTCGTgagacggccatggtggaGGCCGTGACGGCGCGACTGGAGCGCCTGCAGAGCACCAtgtag
- a CDS encoding Cholestenol Delta-isomerase (TransMembrane:5 (o33-51i63-88o119-144i151-171o191-211i)~EggNog:ENOG503NYNH~COG:I), whose translation MEAGGAAARMHQHPYYPPGVAIPGWAPDDAPRLRRAPMFVAVMGLIAALAYRQARSSRHAPRVLDRFAASWFSVCGFLHVCFEGYYIYNRTSIAGLQTPLAHLWKEYALSDSRYLTSDVFTVCVETITVFAWGPLCLLTTISILSGSPSRHVNQVVICTAHLYGVALYYATNWAEQRFLGTSYSRPEFLYYWVYYVGFNAPWVVVPLVLLYDSYVQVGRAFGALQDKVERRKNH comes from the exons atggaggccggcggcgctgctgcccgaaTGCACCAGCACCCGTATTACCCGCCGGGCGTCGCCATCCCCGGCTGGGCGCCGGACGACGCGCCACGGTTGCGCCGAGCGCCCATGTTCGTGGCAGTCATGGGCCTCATCGCTGCCCTCGCGTATCGTcaggcgcgcagcagccggcaCGCCCCGCGCGTTCTCGACCGCTTCGCCGCGTCGTGGTTTTCCGTCT GCGGCTTCTTGCACGTGTGCTTTGAAG GATACTACATTTACAACCGCACAAGCATAGCGGGGCTACAAACGCCGCTCGCCCACCTGTGGAAGGAGTACGCCCTATCCGACTCTCGCTACCTCACCTCGGACGTCTTCACCGTCTGTGTCGAGACCATCACCGTA TTTGCTTGGGGGCCCTTGTGCCTGCTCACTACCATCTCCATCTTGTCCGGCTCCCCATCGCGCCACGTCAACCAAGTCGTCATCTGCACTGCGCATTTGTACGGCGTCGCGCTTTACTATGCGACCAACTGGGCGGAGCAGCGCTTCTTGGGCACCTCGTACAGTCGACCCGAATTCCTCTACTACTGGGTCTATTACGTCGGCTTCAACGCGCCTTGGGTGGTTGTTCCTCTTG TCTTGCTGTATGATAGCTACGTCCAGGTCGGCAGGGCGTTTGGGGCTTTGCAGGACAAGGTCGAGCGGCGGAAGAATCACTAA
- a CDS encoding uncharacterized protein (COG:F~SECRETED:SignalP(1-25~SECRETED:cutsite=VGC-GQ~SECRETED:prob=0.2418)~EggNog:ENOG503NU4S) has product MLLRSRGVVAGLAAAAAFVTGVVGCGQHQDSCYGPTNKVEHVRHVKRMQPGAPGAAYGPKGPLEWGQVNFLHTTDTHGWLEGHLKEQNYGADWGDFVSFSRRMKHTARSMGVDLLLVDTGDLHDGNGVSDATTPDGTKSMPIFSEIDYDLLTIGNHELYVTEVAYQMFNEYARKWGDRYVTSNVKVLNQTTGQYEYVGATHRYFTTAKGLRIMAFGVLFDFTGNSNASQVLKAKDMVKESWFADALASKQPVDMFVLFGHNPVRQTDRASTFQTVVDAIRRAHAKTPVQIFGGHSHIRDFSVYDDASVAIESGRYCETLGWVSVSGFDASNSGFRGVVPNPRGVRNPSRPARPGSRSPFVYSRRYLDWNRKTFIYHSRVGGGEGEFDYHSGERVTGDIGKVRDELRLGDVYGCAPQDWCISCAPFTDKKKNIFPGVIFPAVSAVVLNKTRADRSRMILGNTGAIRFDLHKGPFTYDDNFIVAPFRDVFLYIPDVPFDKASKVIDQLNKGPVSKRRDLVSMPVPEDECTNPTLGYMSRRDIREERGVVRRQEAVVPGYVTKDDWGTDGDDTEHSEIPNYTIPPYWEARASFPKDGSNPDKVDLIFFDFIKTKVLNDLGAGYTDDMVQCYVNCSFSSQDFMLPYAKLAWQENKDNCPVV; this is encoded by the exons ATGCTGCTCAGGTCCCGCGGTGTCGTCGcagggctcgccgccgccgccgccttcgtgACCGGTGTTGTTGGCTGCGGCCAGCATCAAGACTCGTGCTACGGCCCTACGAACAAGGTTGAGCATGTCCGCCACGTGAAGCGCATGCAGCCCGGTGCGCCCGGAGCCGCATACGGACCCAAGGGACCCTTGGAATGGGGGCAGGTCAACTTTCTCCATACG ACGGACACCCACGGCTGGCTCGAAGGCCACCTCAAGGAGCAAAACTACGGCGCCGACTGGGGCGACTTTGTGAGCTTTAGCCGCCGCATGAAGCACACGGCCAGGAGCATGGGCGTcgatctcctcctcgtcgacacgggcgacctccacgacggcaacggcgtttccgacgccacgacgcccgACGGCACCAAGTCCATGCCCATCTTTAGCGAGATTGACTACGATCTCCTGACCATTG GGAACCACGAGCTCTACGTGACCGAGGTGGCCTACCAAATGTTCAACGAGTATGCCCGCAAGTGGGGAGACAGATATGTCACGTCCAATGTCAAGGTGCTGAACCAGACGACGGGCCAGTACGAGTACGTGGGAGCCACCCACCGCTACTTTACGACGGCAAAGGGGCTTCGCATCATGGCCTTTGGCGTCCTCTTTGACTTTACCG GCAACTCAAACGCCTCCCAGGTCCTCAAGGCAAAGGACATGGTCAAGGAGAGCTGgttcgccgacgccctcgccagcaaGCAGCCCGTCGACATGTTCGTCCTCTTCGGCCACAACCCCGTCCGCCAGACCGACCGCGCCAGCACCTTCCagaccgtcgtcgacgccatccgccgcgcgcacgccAAGACGCCCGTCCAGATCTTTGGCGGCCACAGCCACATCCGCGACTTCTCCGTctacgacgacgcctccgtcgccatcgagtCGGGCCGCTACTGCGAGACGCTCGGCTGGGTGTCCGTGTCGGGCTTCGACGCGTCCAACAGCGGCTTCAGGGGGGTCGTCCCGAACCCGCGCGGCGTCAGGAACCCCTCGCGCCCGGCCAGGCCCGGCTCCAGGTCCCCGTTTGTGTACTCGCGCCGCTACCTGGACTGGAACCGCAAGACGTTCATCTACCACTCGCGcgttggcggtggcgagggcgagtttGACTACCACTCGGGCGAGCGCGTCACGGGCGACATCGGCAAggtgcgcgacgagctgaGGCTCGGCGACGTCTACGGATGCGCCCCGCAGGACTGGTGCATCAGCTGCGCGCCCTTCacggacaagaagaagaacatcTTCCCCGGCGTCATTTTCCCGGCCGTCTCTGCGGTTGTCCTCAACAAGACCCGCGCTGACAGGTCGCGCATGATCCTGGGCAACACGGGGGCCATTCGCTTCGACCTGCACAAGGGCCCTTTTACGTATGACGACAACTTCATCGTGGCGCCCTTCCGCGACGTGTTCCTCTACATTCCCGACGTGCCGTTTGACAAGGCTTCAAAGGTCATCGACCA GCTCAACAAGGGCCCCGTGAGCAAGCGACGAGACCTCGTCTCGATGCCTGTTCCGGAGGATGAGTGCACGAATCCGACGCTGGGCTACATGAGCCGCCGCGACATCCGTGAGGAACGCGGAGTTGTTCGCCGCCAAGAGGCCGTCGTGCCTGGCTATGTGACCAAGGACGACTGGGGCACCGATG GCGATGATACGGAGCACTCTGAGATTCCCAACTACACCATTCCTCCCTACTGGGAGGCCCGCGCGTCGTTTCCCAAGGATGGGAGCAACCCCGACAAGGTTGACCTCATCTTCTTTGACTT TATCAAGACAAAGGTTCTCAACGACCTGGGTGCTGGGTACACGGATGACATGGTCCAGTGCTATGTCAATTGCAGCTTCTCGTCTCAAG ATTTTATGCTGCCATATGCAAAGCTAGCATGGCAGGAGAACAAGGATAATTGCCCGGTCGTCTAG
- a CDS encoding uncharacterized protein (COG:F~EggNog:ENOG503NU4S) has translation MKHTARSMGVDLLLVDTGDLHDGNGVSDATTPDGTKSMPIFSEIDYDLLTIGNHELYVTEVAYQMFNEYARKWGDRYVTSNVKVLNQTTGQYEYVGATHRYFTTAKGLRIMAFGVLFDFTGNSNASQVLKAKDMVKESWFADALASKQPVDMFVLFGHNPVRQTDRASTFQTVVDAIRRAHAKTPVQIFGGHSHIRDFSVYDDASVAIESGRYCETLGWVSVSGFDASNSGFRGVVPNPRGVRNPSRPARPGSRSPFVYSRRYLDWNRKTFIYHSRVGGGEGEFDYHSGERVTGDIGKVRDELRLGDVYGCAPQDWCISCAPFTDKKKNIFPGVIFPAVSAVVLNKTRADRSRMILGNTGAIRFDLHKGPFTYDDNFIVAPFRDVFLYIPDVPFDKASKVIDQLNKGPVSKRRDLVSMPVPEDECTNPTLGYMSRRDIREERGVVRRQEAVVPGYVTKDDWGTDGDDTEHSEIPNYTIPPYWEARASFPKDGSNPDKVDLIFFDFIKTKVLNDLGAGYTDDMVQCYVNCSFSSQDFMLPYAKLAWQENKDNCPVV, from the exons ATGAAGCACACGGCCAGGAGCATGGGCGTcgatctcctcctcgtcgacacgggcgacctccacgacggcaacggcgtttccgacgccacgacgcccgACGGCACCAAGTCCATGCCCATCTTTAGCGAGATTGACTACGATCTCCTGACCATTG GGAACCACGAGCTCTACGTGACCGAGGTGGCCTACCAAATGTTCAACGAGTATGCCCGCAAGTGGGGAGACAGATATGTCACGTCCAATGTCAAGGTGCTGAACCAGACGACGGGCCAGTACGAGTACGTGGGAGCCACCCACCGCTACTTTACGACGGCAAAGGGGCTTCGCATCATGGCCTTTGGCGTCCTCTTTGACTTTACCG GCAACTCAAACGCCTCCCAGGTCCTCAAGGCAAAGGACATGGTCAAGGAGAGCTGgttcgccgacgccctcgccagcaaGCAGCCCGTCGACATGTTCGTCCTCTTCGGCCACAACCCCGTCCGCCAGACCGACCGCGCCAGCACCTTCCagaccgtcgtcgacgccatccgccgcgcgcacgccAAGACGCCCGTCCAGATCTTTGGCGGCCACAGCCACATCCGCGACTTCTCCGTctacgacgacgcctccgtcgccatcgagtCGGGCCGCTACTGCGAGACGCTCGGCTGGGTGTCCGTGTCGGGCTTCGACGCGTCCAACAGCGGCTTCAGGGGGGTCGTCCCGAACCCGCGCGGCGTCAGGAACCCCTCGCGCCCGGCCAGGCCCGGCTCCAGGTCCCCGTTTGTGTACTCGCGCCGCTACCTGGACTGGAACCGCAAGACGTTCATCTACCACTCGCGcgttggcggtggcgagggcgagtttGACTACCACTCGGGCGAGCGCGTCACGGGCGACATCGGCAAggtgcgcgacgagctgaGGCTCGGCGACGTCTACGGATGCGCCCCGCAGGACTGGTGCATCAGCTGCGCGCCCTTCacggacaagaagaagaacatcTTCCCCGGCGTCATTTTCCCGGCCGTCTCTGCGGTTGTCCTCAACAAGACCCGCGCTGACAGGTCGCGCATGATCCTGGGCAACACGGGGGCCATTCGCTTCGACCTGCACAAGGGCCCTTTTACGTATGACGACAACTTCATCGTGGCGCCCTTCCGCGACGTGTTCCTCTACATTCCCGACGTGCCGTTTGACAAGGCTTCAAAGGTCATCGACCA GCTCAACAAGGGCCCCGTGAGCAAGCGACGAGACCTCGTCTCGATGCCTGTTCCGGAGGATGAGTGCACGAATCCGACGCTGGGCTACATGAGCCGCCGCGACATCCGTGAGGAACGCGGAGTTGTTCGCCGCCAAGAGGCCGTCGTGCCTGGCTATGTGACCAAGGACGACTGGGGCACCGATG GCGATGATACGGAGCACTCTGAGATTCCCAACTACACCATTCCTCCCTACTGGGAGGCCCGCGCGTCGTTTCCCAAGGATGGGAGCAACCCCGACAAGGTTGACCTCATCTTCTTTGACTT TATCAAGACAAAGGTTCTCAACGACCTGGGTGCTGGGTACACGGATGACATGGTCCAGTGCTATGTCAATTGCAGCTTCTCGTCTCAAG ATTTTATGCTGCCATATGCAAAGCTAGCATGGCAGGAGAACAAGGATAATTGCCCGGTCGTCTAG